One genomic window of Pseudomonas chlororaphis subsp. piscium includes the following:
- a CDS encoding outer membrane protein assembly factor BamD, translated as MQVKHLLLIAILALTAACSSKEVVDENLSEVELYQQAQTDLDNNSYTSATAKLKALESRYPFGRYADQAQLELIYANYKNAEPEAAKSAAERFIRLHPQHPNVDYAYYLKGLTSFDQDVGLLARFLPLDMTKRDPGAARDSYNEFAQLTSRFPNSRYAPDAKQRMIYLRNLLASYEIHVADYYLTRQAYVAAANRGRYVVENFQETPSVADGLAVMTEAYQRLHLDELAATSLETLKLNYPDHPSLVDGQFVPRVAEADNRSWLSKATLGLIESRPPLPPGETRANQDVMKQYQDAKDAIPAELKPKDANGDAVEEEQHEAEGNNSDRSWFSYMTFGVFD; from the coding sequence ATGCAAGTGAAACACCTGCTGCTGATCGCCATCCTCGCACTGACCGCTGCTTGCTCATCGAAGGAAGTCGTTGACGAAAACCTGAGCGAGGTCGAGCTGTACCAGCAGGCGCAGACCGACCTGGACAACAACAGCTATACCAGCGCCACCGCCAAGCTCAAGGCCCTGGAGTCGCGTTATCCGTTCGGCCGCTACGCGGATCAGGCACAGCTCGAACTGATCTATGCCAACTACAAGAACGCCGAGCCGGAAGCCGCCAAGTCCGCCGCCGAGCGTTTCATCCGTCTGCATCCACAACACCCGAACGTGGACTACGCCTACTACCTCAAGGGCCTGACCTCCTTCGACCAGGACGTCGGCCTGTTGGCGCGCTTCCTGCCGCTGGACATGACCAAGCGTGACCCGGGTGCCGCCCGCGACTCCTACAACGAGTTCGCCCAGCTCACCAGCCGCTTCCCGAACAGCCGCTACGCGCCGGACGCCAAGCAGCGCATGATCTACCTGCGCAACCTGCTGGCCTCCTACGAAATCCACGTGGCCGACTACTACCTGACCCGTCAGGCCTATGTAGCCGCCGCCAACCGTGGCCGTTACGTGGTGGAAAACTTCCAGGAAACCCCGTCGGTGGCCGATGGCCTGGCAGTGATGACCGAGGCTTACCAGCGTCTGCACCTGGACGAACTGGCCGCTACCAGCCTGGAAACCCTGAAGCTCAACTACCCCGATCACCCGAGCCTGGTCGACGGCCAGTTCGTGCCACGGGTCGCCGAGGCGGACAACCGCTCCTGGCTGAGCAAGGCCACCCTGGGCCTGATCGAGTCCCGTCCACCGCTGCCGCCGGGAGAAACCCGCGCCAACCAGGACGTGATGAAGCAATACCAAGACGCCAAGGACGCGATTCCGGCCGAGCTCAAGCCTAAAGACGCCAATGGCGACGCTGTCGAAGAAGAACAGCACGAAGCCGAAGGCAACAACAGCGACCGCTCGTGGTTCAGCTACATGACCTTCGGCGTGTTCGACTGA
- a CDS encoding PP0621 family protein translates to MLRLLFWIALIAAAVWLWRKFKQPASGTAAPREPSTTPMVRCAHCGVHLPRDRALSLEQQWYCSQAHLEQGPISRER, encoded by the coding sequence ATGCTTCGTTTACTGTTCTGGATCGCCCTGATTGCCGCTGCGGTATGGCTCTGGCGCAAATTCAAGCAGCCCGCCTCCGGCACCGCTGCGCCCCGCGAACCCAGCACCACGCCGATGGTGCGCTGCGCCCATTGCGGCGTGCACCTGCCCCGTGACCGGGCCCTGAGCCTTGAGCAGCAGTGGTATTGCAGCCAGGCCCACCTGGAGCAAGGCCCGATCTCCCGCGAGCGCTGA
- a CDS encoding sigma-54-dependent transcriptional regulator, protein MSPRQKVLIVDNDPGIREYLEISLGRMQRHTRSARTLGEARRWLAREGFDLCLSDLHLPDGTGLELLEHIQHRRLRMPLAILSTCARQEAAAQALKAGAIDFLSKPVALARLRELLNSALLGSTPAPPATGPLLGDSAAMHKLRGQIDKLAQSQASVYISGESGSGKELVARAIHDQGSRASRAFVPINCGAIPPELMESEFFGHRKGSFSGAIEDKPGLFQAAHGGTLFLDEVADLPLAMQVKLLRALQEKAVRCVGGQQEVQVDARILCATHKALQAEVRAGRFRQDLYYRLNVIELPVPPLRARKDDIEPLAITILERLAQGDGQQLARLQPSALLALQGYDFPGNVRELENLLERAHTLCESRQIEARDLRLTPNGAHPAIAPDPAQVIDLEKHLQEVERRLILQALEHTRWNRTAAAQRLSLSFRSMRYRLKKLGLD, encoded by the coding sequence ATGAGCCCACGGCAAAAAGTCCTGATCGTCGATAACGATCCAGGCATTCGCGAATATCTGGAAATCAGCCTCGGCCGGATGCAACGCCATACCCGCAGCGCCCGCACCTTGGGCGAAGCGCGTCGCTGGCTGGCCCGGGAGGGTTTCGACCTGTGCCTGAGCGACCTGCATCTGCCCGACGGCACAGGGCTGGAATTACTCGAGCATATCCAGCACCGTCGGCTGCGAATGCCGCTGGCAATACTCAGCACCTGCGCCCGCCAGGAAGCCGCGGCCCAGGCCCTGAAGGCCGGTGCTATCGACTTTCTGAGCAAACCCGTGGCCCTGGCCCGCTTGCGCGAACTGCTGAACAGCGCCCTGCTCGGATCGACGCCAGCGCCCCCTGCTACCGGCCCCTTGCTCGGCGATTCGGCCGCCATGCACAAACTGCGCGGACAGATCGACAAACTGGCCCAGAGTCAGGCCTCGGTCTATATCAGCGGTGAGTCCGGCAGCGGCAAGGAATTGGTCGCCCGTGCCATCCACGACCAGGGATCACGGGCCAGCCGCGCCTTCGTGCCGATCAACTGCGGAGCTATTCCGCCGGAACTGATGGAGAGCGAGTTTTTCGGCCATCGCAAAGGCAGCTTCAGCGGTGCCATCGAAGACAAGCCCGGTTTGTTCCAGGCAGCGCACGGCGGCACCCTGTTTCTCGATGAGGTGGCCGATCTGCCGCTGGCGATGCAGGTCAAATTGCTCCGTGCGCTCCAGGAGAAGGCCGTGCGCTGTGTCGGTGGGCAGCAGGAGGTCCAGGTCGATGCGCGCATTCTCTGCGCCACCCACAAGGCGCTGCAGGCGGAAGTGCGTGCCGGGCGTTTTCGTCAGGACCTCTACTACCGCCTGAACGTGATCGAGCTGCCGGTGCCACCGCTACGGGCACGCAAGGACGATATCGAACCCTTGGCCATAACCATCCTCGAGCGCCTGGCGCAGGGCGACGGCCAACAGCTGGCACGGCTTCAGCCAAGCGCACTGTTGGCGCTCCAGGGTTACGACTTTCCCGGCAATGTGCGCGAACTGGAGAACCTGCTCGAACGGGCGCACACCCTGTGCGAGAGCCGGCAAATCGAAGCACGCGATCTGCGCCTGACGCCAAACGGCGCCCACCCGGCCATCGCGCCCGACCCGGCACAGGTGATCGACCTTGAGAAACATCTGCAAGAAGTCGAGCGCCGGCTGATCCTCCAGGCCCTGGAGCACACCCGCTGGAACCGCACCGCGGCGGCCCAGCGTTTGAGCCTGTCGTTTCGTTCGATGCGCTACAGGCTGAAGAAACTCGGCCTGGATTAG
- the thiO gene encoding glycine oxidase ThiO produces MAKQQQVVIVGGGVIGLLTAFNLASAGQQVVLLERSNVGQESSWAGGGIVSPLYPWRYSPAVTALAHWSQDFYPQLAERLFATTGVDPEVHTTGLYWLDLDDEAEALAWARREQRPLSAVDISAAHDAVPVLGGGFSRAIYMADVANVRNPRLVKSLKAALAALPAVTIHEQCEVSGFIREGERVLGVQTSLGEIRGDQVVLAAGAWSGELLKSLGLALPVEPVKGQMILYKCSSEFLSCMVLAKGRYAIPRRDGHILIGSTLEHEGFDKTPTSSALESLKASAIELIPALAQAEVVGHWAGLRPGSPEGIPYIGPVPGLAGLWLNCGHYRNGLVLAPASCQLFADLMLGREPIIDPAPYAPSGRI; encoded by the coding sequence ATGGCAAAGCAACAGCAAGTGGTGATTGTCGGCGGTGGAGTGATCGGCCTGCTGACCGCGTTCAACCTGGCGTCCGCCGGGCAGCAGGTGGTGCTGCTCGAGCGCTCGAATGTCGGCCAGGAATCCTCCTGGGCCGGTGGCGGGATCGTCTCGCCGCTGTACCCCTGGCGCTACAGCCCAGCGGTCACGGCGCTGGCGCATTGGTCGCAGGATTTTTATCCACAGCTGGCCGAACGCCTGTTCGCCACCACCGGGGTCGATCCCGAAGTGCACACCACCGGCCTGTATTGGCTGGACCTCGACGACGAAGCCGAAGCGCTGGCCTGGGCCCGGCGCGAACAGCGGCCATTGAGCGCTGTGGATATCTCGGCGGCCCATGACGCGGTGCCGGTGCTGGGCGGCGGTTTTTCGCGGGCGATCTACATGGCCGACGTGGCCAACGTGCGCAATCCGCGCCTGGTCAAATCGCTGAAGGCCGCCCTGGCGGCGTTGCCGGCGGTGACCATTCACGAGCAGTGCGAAGTCAGCGGGTTTATCCGCGAAGGGGAGCGGGTCCTCGGGGTACAGACCTCCCTGGGCGAAATTCGTGGCGATCAGGTGGTGCTGGCGGCAGGGGCCTGGAGCGGCGAATTGCTCAAGAGCCTCGGCCTGGCATTGCCGGTGGAGCCGGTCAAAGGCCAGATGATCCTCTACAAGTGCTCCTCGGAGTTTCTTTCCTGCATGGTCCTGGCCAAGGGACGTTATGCGATTCCCCGGCGCGATGGCCACATCCTGATCGGCAGCACCCTGGAGCACGAAGGCTTCGACAAGACCCCGACCTCATCGGCCCTGGAAAGCCTGAAGGCTTCGGCCATCGAACTGATCCCGGCGCTGGCGCAGGCCGAGGTGGTGGGGCATTGGGCGGGGCTGCGTCCGGGCTCGCCCGAGGGCATTCCCTATATCGGCCCTGTCCCGGGGCTGGCTGGGCTGTGGCTGAATTGCGGGCATTACCGCAATGGCTTGGTCCTGGCACCGGCGTCCTGCCAGCTGTTCGCCGACCTGATGCTGGGACGGGAGCCGATCATCGATCCGGCGCCTTATGCGCCCAGTGGGCGAATCTAA
- a CDS encoding type IV pilin protein — protein sequence MRRSNQGFTLIEIMIVIAIIGLVVTLSLPSITEYVKKTHRTQIAGLLSEQAQSLERFHSKGGVYSNAPGLSTGNDDYSITPVLADQSFTLTATPKSESMMAGDKCGEFTLGHTGAMGNNNMADGVTSKDCWGR from the coding sequence ATGCGTAGATCCAACCAAGGTTTTACCCTGATCGAAATCATGATCGTGATTGCGATCATCGGGCTCGTCGTCACCCTGAGCCTTCCCAGCATCACCGAGTACGTGAAGAAAACCCATCGCACGCAGATTGCCGGCCTGCTGTCGGAACAGGCGCAGAGCCTCGAGCGCTTTCATTCCAAGGGCGGTGTCTACAGCAACGCTCCGGGCCTCAGCACCGGCAACGATGACTACAGCATCACGCCAGTCCTGGCCGACCAGAGCTTCACCCTGACCGCGACGCCGAAAAGCGAGAGCATGATGGCCGGCGACAAGTGCGGCGAGTTCACCCTTGGCCACACCGGTGCCATGGGTAACAACAATATGGCTGACGGGGTGACCAGCAAAGACTGCTGGGGACGCTGA
- a CDS encoding pilus assembly protein produces the protein MPSTERPRGLLAGALLGLYLSAPAYGFTPAQAPLANAAAVAPNVMLLLDDSQSMSSIVYAPGFDPGLARAPVRPCRMQAGECLSGASLSTESIALSTLSQAGCASGYVGFYRDNARPQCLKLPDPAGRGSTRYSAAYLAYLLALADGRDRDFTDGSIPVQDRMNLVREAASSLVADNRALRIGLASFNPPTGGDLAPGGRIVRAISDLAPVGDQVSQAQADSNYQALLSAIGGLRASAEAPLAETYYEISRYFRGLTPYYNSTPSTYGSPIEYRCQRNYGLVVTDGLPSYDHSFPSREPQGATRLPDWDGVPNDGINPGGNEEGSSLYLDDIAKLAVDIDMRAAGLDIAGKSWDSAGFAQQHMNTYTIGLNAQYPMLVDAATYGRGKFYPVTDKAGLDVALASALGEVSASAAQAGSATAGAAGLASGSSYFQASYDPVDWHGTIRAYGISPAGAIDTGSPLWSTDSTLVPSASPGIFQTWNSANRTAVALRHDQLSGAQQAVLAQNLPPGITAADLLAWSQGVNRAGLKVRTLLLGDIVNSPLVMAAPTAQDAADLQGDSGYSAYLASKAQGMTPSLLVNANDGLLSLIDPANGRRRYAYMPSSVLPLLQHITDPGYANGDRHRFLADGPVAVVDAQLGTAWATLALAGTGAGGKTFYAVQLFGQAGNTPQALWEIAAPGVADINHPLNDLGYAYARPEVARLADGRWAAFIGNGYGSHSGVAALYVVDIRDGSLIRKVLVDGNGQENGLSSVKLRVDSQNVVQAAYGGDLQGHLWKFDLSAPAPDSWGPAFGGAPLFSAPGGATQPITAQPLLVDHPEGGKLVLFGTGKLSELADKRNKDAQGFYAVWDAPGGVGRVTVADLQAQAITGLFAGSAGSYITSSQADVSYPTEKGWYLPLGEASSGERVINPATLVAGRIVFSTAAVEAGDPCSSAGNGKLVELDAFSGKMLDDAVLDTNGDEVVDGLDAPSSGVIFTGGIPALSGVLNRATRKIVSDSGGGIASLVEKPGGGSRRIMWRQIQ, from the coding sequence ATGCCAAGTACTGAAAGGCCTAGAGGATTGCTGGCTGGCGCTTTACTGGGCCTGTATCTGAGTGCCCCGGCCTACGGCTTCACCCCGGCCCAGGCGCCCTTGGCGAATGCGGCGGCGGTGGCGCCGAATGTAATGCTGCTGCTCGACGATTCGCAGAGCATGAGCAGCATTGTCTATGCCCCGGGCTTCGATCCCGGGCTGGCGCGGGCGCCGGTCCGGCCCTGCCGGATGCAGGCGGGCGAATGCCTGTCTGGAGCCAGTTTGAGTACAGAGTCGATTGCCCTTTCAACGCTGAGCCAGGCGGGCTGCGCCAGCGGTTATGTCGGGTTCTACCGCGACAATGCCCGGCCACAGTGCCTCAAGCTGCCTGATCCGGCAGGGCGTGGCAGCACCCGTTATTCGGCTGCCTATTTGGCCTATCTGCTTGCCCTGGCCGACGGCCGTGACCGCGACTTCACCGATGGCTCGATTCCCGTTCAGGACCGGATGAACCTGGTTCGTGAGGCCGCCAGCAGTCTGGTGGCTGACAACCGTGCGCTGCGCATCGGCCTGGCGAGCTTCAACCCGCCAACGGGCGGCGATTTGGCGCCGGGTGGGCGCATCGTGCGCGCCATCAGCGATCTGGCACCGGTCGGCGATCAGGTCAGCCAGGCTCAGGCCGACAGCAACTACCAGGCATTACTGTCCGCTATCGGTGGGCTCAGGGCCTCCGCCGAGGCGCCGCTGGCGGAAACCTATTACGAGATCAGTCGTTATTTTCGTGGCTTGACGCCTTACTACAACAGCACGCCGTCCACCTATGGCAGCCCGATCGAGTATCGCTGCCAGCGCAATTACGGCCTGGTGGTGACCGATGGGCTGCCCAGCTACGACCACAGTTTCCCCTCCCGTGAACCCCAGGGGGCTACCCGCCTGCCCGATTGGGACGGGGTGCCCAATGACGGCATTAATCCCGGCGGCAACGAGGAGGGCAGCAGCCTGTATCTGGATGACATCGCCAAGCTGGCGGTGGATATCGATATGCGTGCAGCAGGCCTGGATATCGCGGGTAAAAGCTGGGATTCGGCGGGTTTCGCGCAACAGCATATGAATACTTACACCATCGGTCTCAACGCGCAGTACCCGATGCTGGTGGATGCGGCAACCTATGGTCGGGGCAAGTTCTATCCGGTGACTGACAAGGCTGGGCTCGATGTCGCACTGGCCTCGGCCCTGGGCGAGGTTTCGGCTTCCGCGGCCCAGGCAGGCAGTGCCACAGCCGGTGCCGCCGGGCTGGCCAGCGGTTCGAGTTATTTCCAGGCATCTTATGATCCCGTCGATTGGCACGGCACCATCAGGGCATACGGCATCAGCCCCGCCGGCGCGATCGATACCGGTTCGCCGCTATGGAGTACGGACTCGACGTTAGTACCCAGTGCGTCGCCCGGGATCTTCCAGACCTGGAACAGCGCCAACCGGACCGCCGTTGCCTTGCGCCATGACCAGTTGTCCGGCGCGCAGCAGGCCGTGCTCGCTCAGAACTTGCCTCCCGGCATCACCGCGGCCGATCTATTGGCCTGGAGCCAGGGGGTGAACCGGGCTGGGCTCAAGGTGCGTACCCTCCTGCTGGGGGATATCGTCAACTCGCCGCTGGTCATGGCGGCGCCGACCGCGCAGGACGCCGCCGATCTGCAGGGCGACAGCGGCTATAGCGCCTACCTGGCGAGCAAGGCCCAAGGCATGACCCCGAGCCTGCTGGTCAACGCCAATGACGGCCTGCTTTCGCTGATCGACCCGGCGAATGGCCGGCGTCGCTACGCCTATATGCCTTCCAGTGTCTTACCGCTGCTGCAGCACATCACCGATCCCGGTTATGCCAATGGCGATCGTCACCGGTTCTTGGCCGATGGTCCGGTGGCGGTAGTCGATGCCCAGCTCGGCACGGCCTGGGCAACCCTGGCGCTGGCGGGCACGGGGGCCGGCGGCAAGACGTTTTACGCGGTGCAACTGTTTGGCCAGGCCGGCAATACGCCCCAGGCGCTGTGGGAAATCGCCGCGCCTGGGGTAGCCGATATCAACCACCCGCTCAATGATCTGGGTTATGCCTACGCCCGCCCGGAAGTGGCACGCTTGGCCGACGGGCGCTGGGCGGCCTTCATCGGCAATGGTTATGGCAGCCATTCCGGGGTGGCCGCCCTGTATGTGGTGGATATTCGCGACGGTTCGCTGATCAGGAAAGTCCTGGTCGACGGCAATGGGCAGGAGAACGGCTTGTCTTCGGTGAAGTTGCGGGTGGACAGCCAGAATGTGGTCCAGGCGGCCTATGGCGGCGATCTCCAGGGGCATCTGTGGAAGTTCGATTTGAGCGCTCCGGCGCCGGACAGCTGGGGCCCGGCCTTTGGCGGCGCTCCGTTGTTCAGCGCTCCCGGTGGCGCGACTCAGCCGATCACAGCGCAGCCGTTACTGGTGGATCATCCCGAGGGCGGCAAGCTGGTGCTGTTCGGTACCGGCAAACTCAGCGAACTGGCCGACAAGCGCAACAAGGATGCCCAGGGCTTCTACGCGGTCTGGGATGCCCCGGGCGGGGTGGGCCGGGTTACCGTGGCTGATCTGCAGGCGCAAGCGATCACCGGGCTGTTTGCCGGCAGTGCGGGTTCCTATATCACCAGCAGCCAAGCGGACGTCAGTTATCCGACCGAGAAGGGCTGGTACCTGCCGCTGGGAGAGGCGTCGAGCGGTGAGCGGGTCATCAACCCGGCCACGCTGGTGGCGGGTCGCATTGTCTTCAGCACCGCGGCTGTCGAGGCGGGCGATCCTTGTTCCAGCGCGGGCAACGGCAAATTGGTCGAGCTGGACGCATTCAGCGGTAAGATGCTCGATGACGCGGTGCTCGACACCAATGGCGATGAAGTGGTCGATGGCCTGGACGCGCCTTCCAGTGGTGTCATCTTTACCGGCGGCATTCCTGCGTTGAGCGGTGTCCTTAACCGCGCTACCCGCAAAATTGTCAGCGATTCCGGCGGCGGTATTGCCTCCCTGGTCGAGAAACCGGGCGGTGGCAGCCGCCGCATCATGTGGCGACAAATACAGTAA
- a CDS encoding pilus assembly PilX family protein: protein MTSYRTAPGAQRGMALLMSLVFLLLLTLIGISSMQNATLQEKMSGGLWLRNQSFQAAEMALRIGESAVQQDSYSLLVCTSGQCAPPGESAVISAAGHNSHSGVTWIATANGFYGVQNIGTTLGAVNVPSNTSATLYRVTAVGLAGHSRSVLESVYAKY, encoded by the coding sequence ATGACTTCGTATCGAACGGCTCCGGGGGCGCAGCGCGGCATGGCGCTGCTGATGAGCCTGGTGTTTCTGTTGCTGCTGACCTTGATCGGCATTTCGTCGATGCAGAACGCCACCTTGCAGGAAAAGATGTCCGGCGGCCTGTGGCTGCGCAACCAGTCGTTCCAGGCGGCGGAGATGGCCCTGCGCATTGGCGAGAGCGCGGTGCAGCAGGACAGCTATTCGTTGCTGGTCTGTACCAGCGGCCAGTGCGCGCCACCCGGCGAATCCGCGGTCATCAGCGCCGCGGGCCATAACAGTCATTCGGGCGTGACCTGGATCGCTACCGCTAACGGCTTTTACGGTGTGCAGAACATCGGCACGACGCTGGGGGCGGTCAATGTGCCGAGCAACACTTCGGCGACCCTGTATCGGGTGACTGCCGTCGGGTTGGCTGGCCACTCGCGCAGCGTGCTGGAGAGCGTCTATGCCAAGTACTGA
- a CDS encoding PilW family protein: MRRGDRGFGLIEMLVALALSLIVALGVTQIFISAKNTYLSQNASAGLQEDARFVLSKMLQEIRMVGMFGCLQSIADSSTASDFAGHAQTPIRWDNVNHRLTLVTADIGDSGGAPTWTVLSDCRNSATAYTGARKAPTGQQAFAVRRLVYSLKNDQLLMGTGTGSSQAVLVNNVSAFDVSFGIASTATDVAASSYSRDPGDPARVRSVRLSLTLSDPQARVRPQTFNVVAALRNRLL; the protein is encoded by the coding sequence ATGAGGCGCGGGGACCGAGGCTTCGGCCTGATCGAGATGCTGGTGGCGCTGGCGTTGAGCCTGATCGTGGCCTTGGGTGTGACGCAGATTTTCATCTCGGCCAAAAACACCTACCTCAGCCAGAACGCCTCGGCCGGCCTGCAAGAAGACGCGCGCTTCGTGTTGAGCAAGATGCTCCAGGAAATACGCATGGTCGGCATGTTCGGCTGTCTGCAGAGCATCGCCGATTCCAGCACCGCCTCGGACTTCGCCGGCCATGCACAAACACCGATCCGTTGGGACAACGTCAACCACCGGCTGACGCTGGTCACGGCCGATATCGGCGACAGCGGTGGCGCCCCGACCTGGACCGTGTTGAGCGATTGCCGCAACAGCGCCACCGCCTACACCGGAGCCCGCAAGGCCCCCACGGGGCAGCAGGCGTTTGCGGTGCGGCGCCTGGTGTACAGCCTGAAGAACGATCAACTGCTGATGGGCACCGGTACCGGCTCCAGTCAGGCGGTGCTGGTGAACAATGTCAGCGCTTTCGATGTGTCGTTCGGCATCGCCAGCACAGCCACGGATGTCGCGGCCTCCAGTTACAGCCGCGATCCAGGCGACCCGGCGCGGGTCCGCAGCGTGCGTTTGAGCCTGACCCTGAGCGATCCCCAGGCGCGCGTGCGGCCGCAGACGTTCAATGTGGTGGCCGCCTTGCGTAATCGCCTGTTGTGA
- the pilV gene encoding type IV pilus modification protein PilV: MTGRSVQAGMTLIEVLVAVLILGVGLLGAAAVQLNALRYTDSALMTSQASFIAYDMLDRIRANSAADYTVAAPDTGNFSVVRDQDLYDFKRNIESFGGPTAEGHISLKQGVFTISITWDDSRAAHASAQPEGSRSFVLSSRVAVDPGGKQ; encoded by the coding sequence ATGACGGGCAGGAGCGTGCAGGCCGGGATGACGCTGATCGAGGTGCTGGTGGCGGTGCTGATTCTCGGCGTGGGCCTGCTCGGCGCGGCGGCGGTCCAGCTCAATGCCCTGCGCTACACCGACAGTGCATTGATGACCAGTCAGGCCAGCTTCATTGCCTATGACATGCTCGATCGCATCCGCGCCAACAGCGCCGCGGACTACACCGTGGCGGCGCCCGATACCGGCAATTTCAGCGTGGTCCGGGACCAGGACCTCTATGACTTCAAGCGCAATATCGAGAGCTTTGGTGGGCCGACCGCCGAGGGTCATATCAGCCTCAAGCAGGGTGTGTTCACCATCAGCATCACCTGGGATGACTCCCGCGCCGCCCATGCCTCTGCCCAGCCTGAAGGCTCCCGCAGCTTTGTCTTGAGCAGCCGGGTGGCGGTGGATCCGGGGGGCAAGCAATGA
- a CDS encoding GspH/FimT family pseudopilin → MRYRTEGFTLIELLVALAVSAVLLTLVVPAFSQMAQRAKADSDISELLRSLNYARLEAIDSGLPVHLRPAAVDSDWSRGLSIYQGDGTATNVLRVVPAVSRGARLTLTSEFDSIGFNALGGVSAAVPPVMTYVLGGQHRTITLCLNGRIAVGGECK, encoded by the coding sequence ATGCGTTACCGCACAGAGGGGTTCACGCTGATCGAATTGCTGGTGGCCCTGGCAGTTTCGGCGGTTTTGTTGACCCTGGTGGTTCCGGCGTTCAGTCAGATGGCGCAGCGCGCCAAGGCCGACAGCGACATCAGCGAACTGCTGCGCAGCTTGAATTACGCGCGTCTGGAGGCGATCGACAGCGGCTTGCCGGTTCACCTGCGCCCGGCTGCGGTGGATTCGGACTGGAGCCGGGGGCTGTCGATTTATCAAGGCGACGGAACGGCGACGAATGTATTGCGGGTTGTTCCCGCGGTCAGTCGCGGCGCCCGGCTGACGCTAACCTCTGAATTCGACAGCATCGGATTCAACGCGCTCGGCGGCGTATCGGCAGCGGTCCCGCCGGTCATGACCTATGTGCTGGGCGGGCAACACAGGACGATCACGCTGTGCCTGAACGGACGGATAGCGGTAGGCGGGGAGTGCAAATGA
- a CDS encoding GspH/FimT family pseudopilin: MLQKGFGLIEIIVGLALASLLMLFATTSFGELFQSARRLDAAQMLASGIRNARTEAILRQQQTVIHGLNDDWSQGWRIILDISGEGSQDSDNPVLLERRVDARVAIVGNRPVQHFVRFSGLGDPQLPSGAFQAGTLHICAADPGTSQHQVVLSRSGRVSLRSDKAAQALCDRQG; encoded by the coding sequence ATGCTGCAGAAGGGTTTCGGCCTGATCGAAATAATCGTCGGCCTGGCGCTCGCCAGCCTGCTGATGCTGTTCGCCACCACCTCATTCGGGGAGTTATTCCAGTCGGCACGCCGGCTGGATGCCGCGCAGATGCTTGCCAGCGGTATCCGCAATGCGCGCACCGAAGCCATCCTGCGCCAGCAGCAGACGGTCATTCACGGGTTGAACGACGACTGGAGCCAGGGCTGGCGGATCATTCTGGATATCAGTGGCGAGGGTTCGCAGGACAGCGATAACCCGGTGCTGCTTGAACGCCGCGTGGACGCCCGGGTGGCGATTGTCGGCAATCGCCCGGTGCAGCATTTCGTGCGTTTCAGTGGCCTGGGCGATCCGCAGCTGCCCAGCGGCGCCTTTCAGGCCGGGACGCTGCACATCTGCGCGGCCGATCCGGGAACGAGCCAACACCAGGTGGTGCTTTCTCGCAGTGGGCGGGTCAGCCTGCGCAGCGACAAGGCCGCGCAGGCGTTATGCGACAGGCAGGGCTGA